The Temnothorax longispinosus isolate EJ_2023e chromosome 4, Tlon_JGU_v1, whole genome shotgun sequence genome has a window encoding:
- the Osi23 gene encoding uncharacterized protein Osi23 translates to MHYPHDRLSQCIATCPFVKRSPEECRFFQMHPRAFHVLALTLTAVVRAGCDDKTKWYSGLRSIIKNCPSLSQNSSDQDELLDIFRKCVQQRAIDTLDTLLDDDVITIYDGVDLIRLRPNDENNTEYKDNFDGSEEEDISWSAIIWNRMTRVLRTHAFKIDVDHIFNTAAKASARNSDNNVVQGRKRQRRRNYMFPLMMMGLLLMGSILVPMGFQFLAVLGGKALILAKMALILSSIQGLKKIATSGVNYGLYHHVPDAWHDRSHQVFEEEHYPVYSGIPPRP, encoded by the exons ATGCACTACCCGCACGACCGTCTTTCGCAGTGCATCGCGACGTGTCCGTTCGTGAAGAGGTCTCCGGAGGAGTGCAGATTTTTCCAG ATGCACCCTCGTGCTTTCCATGTCCTTGCCCTCACACTGACTGCGGTCGTAAGGGCCGGCTGTGACGATAAAACAAAATGGTACTCTGGATTACGGTCCATAATCAAGAATTGCCCATCGCTGTCCCAGAATAGCTCCGACCAGGATGAATTATtggatatttttagaaaatgtgtGCAGCAGAGAGCTATTGACACCTTAGATACCCTCCTCGACGACGATGTTATTACGATATACGACGGAGTCGATTTAATACGACTTCGTCCAAACGATGAAAACAATACGGAGTATAA AGATAATTTCGATGGATCGGAAGAGGAGGACATCAGCTGGTCGGCGATCATTTGGAATCGAATGACACGCGTCCTACGGACTCACGCTTTCAAAATTGACGTcgatcatatatttaatacagcTGCTAAAGCATCCGCGCGAAATTCGGACAATAATGTCGTTCAAG GTCGAAAACGCCAACGTCGTAGAAATTACATGTTCCCGTTGATGATGATGGGCCTGCTATTGATGGGTTCGATCCTAGTGCCGATGGGTTTTCAATTCCTCGCGGTGTTGGGCGGTAAGGCTCTGATTCTCGCCAAAATGGCCCTTATACTGTCTAGCATACAAGGCCTGAAAAAGATAGCCACCAGTGGCGTCAATTATGGATTATACCATCATGTCCCGGACGCTTGGCATGACAGGAGTCATCAGGTGTTTGAGGAAGAACATTATCCGGTATACTCCGGTATACCTCCGCGTCCTTAA
- the LOC139812169 gene encoding adenomatous polyposis coli protein codes for MDMNGAETYDEDVNDQPVDYSKKYVERNAVPQNQRLADESQTSRVAKEEFDERDNKVDLFGDYAETDLDQPTDYSLRYAEDDTDEEEKQNNEYFAGSEQEDTVKTYCTEGTPYETPFNFSTATSMSDLRVEDIKENVLVKKVPKKTNQVASKISTSFVEQTEALTCDEQDGPQTKELEEDNSKDIAVLNPGQVTPEKIVNYYEEEETSRGFSRANSLSSLSSAMTPQNNSTEVILKEDSPPPVNKEELENNDHSVRLNSNQIELSSVSDNSFENKNSPRVLDKEGKMVTFGGQDYYAEETPLMFSRCSSLGSLSGFEQYSIHDDRSSVISDFSRRTSGVVSPSELPDSPTQTVLPSPRNHKTQNAEFISKIQEEAVRPSVRHLLFSKPNVTRNSVFEDDIATFKEESTPIEFSSATSLSSLTIDDEVKIPNDTKTYCIMEGVFDTNEKDVHVLEKEMLNMKINSPENNVKEEQVSDGDEDDEDMLAACINMGMQTNRYRQSLNSQKSVQSESTSILVPYQRTSIPSRLESPATPVKTPVGTSKNRTAMEIVASDTVHVYCTEDTPADISPVGSQSNLSALSMPSVQEDEEKIVCEQDKSAEINCHRNDLFDENSNLSGEDEKILDECIQSGIPKARQITPPPTNGILFDKKSETLSHKFNICGTPSSSPVDTNNGNKNSILSPKSPGSASLRHPDEFSDDSLNHSDDDAILTECIQSAMPKARFRLSPSIGSPLAQTAENSTTMNIQLPSTSSFFQPRYVEQKKSIAKKLLPFEDNVGLSEEEEDIMLAQCIRSGMPKALNSMPSAAMTSTAKKSEPPSKVTGNFSNPSASYFANKSHSPRNAALYSPSLYKSVNINTTDVRFARNVSGNFNHFPGKASSSNIAQTSGQTLKNCDNGTRDRINNSPHCARRSPLRRTESQNGNFVDSLYMRSRDVKCVPICNRIQNDDDYSCKNHNTVKSNTVSSRHSSASSLSEEGSLISTEEWALLELCITSGMPRNKCRVKGTKPNESAMSNVHDDCESIPEDNYSVCSYNSYICKT; via the exons ATGGACATGAATGGCGCGGAGACATACGACGAGGACGTGAACGATCAACCGGTCGATTATAGCAAGAAATATGTCGAGAGAAATGCTGTGCCGCAGAATCAACGCCTGGCCGATGAATCGCAAACGAGCCGCGTCGCGAAAGAGGAGTTCGACGAGCGCGACAACAAGGTGGACCTGTTTGGCGACTATGCGGAAACCGATCTTGATCAGCCTACGGATTATAGCCTGCGATACGCTGAGGACGACACTGACGAAGAAGAGAAGCAGAACAATGAGTACTTTGCTGGCAGCGAACAAGAAGATACCGTCAAGACTTATTGCACAGAGGGAACGCCATATGAGACTCCCTTTAACTTTTCCACAGCTACTTCCATGTCGGATCTTCGAGTTGAAGATATAAAAGAGAACGTACTTGTGAAGAAGGTGCCAAAAAAGACGAACCAAGTAGCCAGCAAGATATCCACGTCCTTCGTCGAACAGACCGAAGCTCTTACGTGCGACGAGCAAGATGGTCCACAAACGAAAGAGCTTGAAGAAGACAATTCAAAGGATATCGCGGTTCTTAATCCTGGCCAAGTAACTCCAGAGAAGAtagtaaattattatgaagaagaagaaacgtcTCGTGGCTTCTCGCGTGCCAATTCGCTTAGTTCTCTGAGTAGCGCGATGACTCCTCAGAATAATAGCACGGAAGTTATATTGAAAGAAGATTCACCTCCTCCTGTGAATAAGGAAGAGTTGGAAAATAATGATCACAGTGTGAGGTTGAATAGCAATCAAATCGAGTTGTCATCGGTGAGCGATAATTCTTTTGAAAATAAGAATAGCCCACGTGTGTTAGACAAAGAAG GAAAAATGGTGACATTTGGTGGCCAAGATTACTATGCGGAAGAAACTCCTTTAATGTTTTCACGCTGTAGTTCGCTTGGTTCGTTGAGTGGTTTTGAACAATATTCTATACATGACGATCGTAGTTCTGTGATCAGTGACTTTAG cCGTAGAACCAGTGGTGTAGTCTCACCCAGTGAACTGCCTGATTCACCCACACAAACAGTTTTACCCAGTCCACGTAATCATAAAACTCAGAATGcagaatttatatcaaaaatacaaGAAGAAGCAGTAAGACCATCAGTCCGACATTTAT TATTTTCTAAACCGAATGTCACGAGGAATAGTGTTTTTGAAGATGACATTGCCACTTTCAAGGAAGAATCAACGCCAATTGAATTTTCTAGTGCAACCAGTCTAAGTTCTCTTACAATTGATGACGAAGTCAAAATACCTAATGACACCAAGACGTATTGCATAATGGAAGGAGTATTTGATACAAATGAGAAAGATGTTCATGTACTTGAAAAAGAGATgcttaatatgaaaataaatagtcCAGAGAACAACGTGAAAGAGGAACAAGTAAGTGACGGCGATGAAGATGACGAGGATATGTTGGCTGCTTGTATTAACATGGGAATGCAAACTAACAG ATATAGACAGTCTCTGAACTCTCAGAAATCTGTACAATCAGAGTCAACGAGCATCTTAGTGCCATATCAGAGAACGTCTATCCCAAGCAGATTGGAATCACCCGCGACTCCAGTCAAGACACCTGTTGGTACTTCGAAGAATAGGACTGCAATGGAAATTGTTGCTTCAGACACCGTACATGTGTATTGTACGGAGGATACGCCCGCAGATATCTCTCCAGTGGGATCTCAATCCAATCTGTCTGCTCTCTCAATGCCAAGTGTACAGGAGGATGAGGAGAAGATTGTGTGTGAGCAAGACAAATCAGCCGAAATCAATTGCCACAGAAATGACTTGTTTGATGAAAATTCCAATCTTTCGGGCGAAGATGAGAAAATATTAGATGAATGTATTCAATCGGGCATACCTAAG gCAAGACAGATAACTCCACCTCCAACAAATGGCATTCTGTTCGATAAAAAATCGGAAACATTATCGCATAAGTTTAACATATGCGGTACACCATCGTCTTCACCCGTTGATACaaataatggaaataaaaacTCTATATTGAGTCCCAAATCACCAGGTAGTGCGTCATTGAGACATCCAGATGAATTTTCAGACGATAGCTTGAATCATTCAGACGATGATGCAATTTTGACGGAGTGTATACAGTCTGCAATGCCAAAG gCAAGGTTCAGATTATCACCGTCAATTGGTTCGCCGTTAGCACAAACAGCAGAAAATTCTACAACGATGAATATACAGCTGCCCTCCACTTCATCATTTTTTCAGCCAAGATACGTGGAGCAAAAGAAAAGTATAGCAAAGAAACTCTTACCTTTCGAAGACAATGTCGGACTTtctgaagaagaagaagatatcATGTTAGCACAATGTATTAGGTCTGGTATGCCAAAA gCATTAAATTCCATGCCGTCTGCAGCAATGACATCCACAGCCAAAAAATCCGAACCACCTTCGAAAGTTACAGGCAACTTTTCCAACCCTTCGGCTTCCTACTTTGCGAACAAGTCTCATTCTCCCAGGAATGCCGCGCTATATTCACCATCGTTGTATAAATCTGTGAATATCAACACGACGGATGTGCGTTTTGCCAGAAACGTATCCGGCAATTTTAACCACTTCCCCGGGAAAGCATCAAGCAGTAATATAGCACAGACCTCCGGTcagacattaaaaaattgtgataacGGTACGCGCGACAGGATAAACAACTCGCCGCATTGTGCTCGAAGGTCGCCGCTTCGTCGTACGGAAAGTCAAAACGGTAATTTCGTTGACAGTCTGTATATGCGATCTCGCGATGTGAAATGCGTGCCGATTTGTAACAGAATCCAAAACGACGACGATTACTCGTGCAAAAATCACAACACAGTGAAATCTAACACGGTGTCTTCGCGCCATAGTTCAGCAAGTTCCCTCAGTGAAGAAGGTTCGCTGATTTCCACGGAAGAATGGGCCTTACTAGAGTTATGCATCACGTCTGGTATGCCTAGAAACAAGTGTCGTGTTAAGGGAACTAAGCCTAATGAGAGTGCAATGTCTAACGTTCACGATGATTGCGAGTCAATACCAGAGGACAATTACTCGGTATGCAGTTACAAttcttatatttgtaaaacataA
- the Agps gene encoding alkylglycerone-phosphate synthase has translation MSEQEKHRTSANKPIEFESVVPKIRQQLLRWNGWGYKDSGFRVNDRSVIEFIGDRYPIGNRELPYFTKWCETTFDIIWEMKNTPQNLPKDFPEPILSAELLEAIKELTIDYSTNGIDRLFRAHGHTLREIYLLKYSSFERIPDIVLWPKCHEDVVKIVNMCAHYGVVCIPFGGGTSVSRATCCPPDERRTIISLDTSQMNRILWIDRDNLLICCESGIIGQDLERLLRSEGFTCGHEPDSYEFSSLGGWVATRASGMKKNTYGNIEDLVVRIRMVTGRTEDPVITLERGSLVPRASCGPDFDHMILGSEGTLGIITEVVLKIRPLPRVVKYGSIVFPHFLSGVHALREIAKERCQPASIRLMDNEQFQMGQTLRPESGWGGLILQGLKHMYITRIKGFRWDQICVATLLIEGDVAADVAAQERKIYKIADKYGGIPAGEANGERGYMLTFVIAYIRDLGLEFNVLAESFETSVSWNRALSLCRNVKSRVARDCKAYGVRKYFISCRVTQTYDAGCCVYFYLAISYADMENPVETYEAIEHAAREEILANGGSLSHHHGVGKIRAPFYPEAVGEVGVSLYRATKAHLDPHNIFATGNMVSGNKSKL, from the exons ATGTCGGAGCAAGAGAAGCACCGGACGAGCGCGAACAAGCCGATCGAGTTTGAGAGCGTCGTGCCGAAAATCAG GCAGCAGTTGTTAAGATGGAACGGCTGGGGCTACAAGGATTCCGGGTTTCGCGTCAACGACAGGAGCGTGATAGAGTTTATCGGTGACAG atatcccATTGGAAACCGGGAGCTTCCATATTTCACAAAATGGTGCGAAACAACTTTCGATATAATATGGGAAATGAAGAACACGCCTCAAAATTTACCGAAGGACTTTCCAGAACCAATTCTTTCTGCAGAATTGTTAGAAGCGATCAAGGAATTGACGATCGACTATTCAACCAATGGTATCGATCGTCTGTTTCGAGCACACGGTCACACGTTGCGAGAAATTTATCTTTTGAAGTACAGCTCCTTCGAAAGGATACCGGATATTGTCCTGTGGCCCA AATGCCACGAGGATGTCGTCAAGATTGTCAATATGTGCGCACACTATGGGGTCGTCTGCATACCTTTTGGCGGTGGAACCAGCGTCAGCCGCGCGACGTGTTGTCCTCCGGATGAACGTCGCACGATAATTTCATTAGACACGTCACAAATGAATCGGATATTGTGGATAGATAGGGACAATTTGTTGATATGCTGCGAATCAGGCATAATTGGTCAAGATCTGGAACGATTACTTCGCTCCGAAGGATTTACATGTGGTCACGAGCCCGATTCTTATGAGTTCTCCAG TTTAGGTGGATGGGTGGCGACTAGGGCAAGCGGCATGAAAAAGAATACGTACGGCAACATTGAGGATTTGGTCGTGCGGATACGAATGGTCACTGGAAGAACAGAGGATCCTGTTATCACTTTGGAAAGAGGTAGTCTGGTACCTCGCGCGTCTTGCGGCCCGGATTTTGATCATATGATACTTGGCAGCGAGGGAACGCTGGGTATTATCACGGAGGTCGTACTAAAGATAAGACCGTTGCCACGAGTGGTGAAATACGGCAGTATTGTGTTCCCACATTTTCTGAGCGGTGTTCACGCGTTACGAGAG ATTGCGAAGGAACGATGTCAACCCGCCAGCATCCGCTTAATGGACAACGAGCAGTTCCAAATGGGGCAAACTCTACGCCCGGAATCTGGTTGGGGCGGCTTGATCCTGCAAGGATTAAAACATATGTACATCACTAGAATAAAGGGTTTCCGATGGGATCAGATATGCGTGGCCACGCTATTGATAGAGGGCGACGTAGCAGCGGATGTTGCGGCTCAGGAACGGAAAATTTACAAGATAGCTGATAAGTACGGTGGGATACCGGCAGGCGAGGCGAACGGTGAACGAGGTTACATGTTAACATTCGTGATAGCGTACATCCGTGACCTTGGACTCGAGTTTAACGTGTTAGCAGAATCGTTCGAGACTTCTGTTTCTTGGAACCGCGCATTATCACTGTGCAGAAATGTTAAGTCTCGCGTGGCCAGGGACTGTAAGGCGTACGGCgttcgtaaatattttatttcctgcCGCGTCACGCAGACTTATGACGCGGGTTGTTGCGTGTATTTTTACTTGGCGATTAGCTACGCAGACATGGAGAATCCCGTGGAAACTTACGAGGCCATCGAGCATGCGGCGCGAGAGGAGATACTCGCCAATGGAGGATCGCTCTCCCATCATCATGGAGTAGGTAAAATACGCGCGCCGTTTTATCCCGAAGCCGTCGGGGAAGTGGGTGTTTCGCTTTATCGAGCGACTAAGGCGCACTTGGATCCGCATAATATATTCGCAACGGGTAATATGGTTTCAGGGAATAAATCCAAATTGTGA